The Polaribacter sp. HaHaR_3_91 genomic sequence TAAAATGCCATATGCTAAATATATTTTATTAAGCTTATTATTTATTTTAGTAGTTTTCGATTTAAGGAAACAAACGATTGCTAGAAAAAGTCATAAAATAAAAACTATAAAAAAAGAGAAAATATTTTTATTGGAAGAAATGATCACCGGAGCAAGAAATAGTTTTTCTGGCCTTTTATTTATCAATGTTTTTAATTCCATGAATGCTTTTAGAGTATCTTTTAATTCTATGGAAAACCATTGGTTATTACTGATTTCATTTTCGTTGACGGTAGTTGTTCTTTTATTTTATGTAACCGGTTTTTTAATTCCGCAAAAAGCAGAAGAATTGCTACAAGAAACCTATCCAGAATATAAAATGGTAAATAATCTGTAACAAAATCCATTTCTAAACTACTTATTATCAATCAAACTAATTAACCAAACTTATGATTTCACATTTTTTAAAGTTAGAATGGAAACAGTTTACACGTTCTGCTTCTTTAGGGAAAAGCGTTTCCATAAAAATATTAATGGGCTTTTTGGCAATTTGGATGCTTCTTGGATTTCTTTCTGTTGGGGTTGGAGCCTATTTCTTTCTTGAAAAAGAATTCCCTAACAATGACCCTTTTATTATGGCGAATAAATTTATAATTTTCTTCATAATCTCAGATTTGCTTTTCCGTTATTTAATGCAGAAAATTCCTGTAATGGATATAAAGCCAATGCTTATCTTATCAATAAAAAAGAAAAAACTAGTAAACTATATTTTAACCAAATCTATTTTCTCTTTTTTTAATTTCAGTGCTTTAACACTCTACATACCTTTTGCTT encodes the following:
- a CDS encoding DUF5687 family protein gives rise to the protein MISHFLKLEWKQFTRSASLGKSVSIKILMGFLAIWMLLGFLSVGVGAYFFLEKEFPNNDPFIMANKFIIFFIISDLLFRYLMQKIPVMDIKPMLILSIKKKKLVNYILTKSIFSFFNFSALTLYIPFAFILISKGYNFTGVLAWTFFMLTITICVNFINFLINKNNIALGVIIISITSIWISFKYQIFDMTHFFGDVFYTIYKNPLLASIGLILSIILYYLNFKQLSNIIYLDGAIKQKEEEVKNCRFIYDR